The Desulfonatronovibrio magnus genome has a segment encoding these proteins:
- a CDS encoding ParA family protein codes for MKKIIVIANQKGGVGKTTTAVNLAASIAVMEKKVLLIDCDAQANATSGLGLSKSDVHKNLYQGLCNEASFSEIVYDTELRFLKLIPSSQDLVGAEVELINRENREYFLYELIKDNIDEFEYVILDCPPSLSIITINALCAANNLLIPLQCEYYALEGIAHLYQTYELVKKRLNSDLDLLGVVLTMFDKRNKLAHQVSEEIKKHFKNKVLETVIPRNVRLSEAPSHGRPVISYDIRSTGSHAYLGLAREIMKK; via the coding sequence TTGAAAAAAATAATTGTAATTGCCAATCAGAAAGGCGGGGTAGGGAAGACTACTACTGCCGTTAATCTGGCTGCGTCAATAGCTGTGATGGAAAAAAAAGTTCTTCTAATTGATTGTGATGCCCAGGCTAATGCTACAAGCGGTTTAGGATTGTCTAAAAGCGACGTACACAAAAACTTATATCAAGGTCTGTGCAATGAAGCAAGTTTTTCTGAAATTGTATATGATACAGAGTTAAGGTTTTTAAAACTAATTCCATCTTCTCAAGATCTTGTAGGGGCAGAGGTTGAGTTAATCAACAGGGAAAACAGGGAATACTTTCTCTATGAGCTTATTAAAGACAATATTGATGAATTTGAATATGTTATCCTTGATTGTCCGCCTTCGCTGAGTATAATAACCATTAACGCTCTTTGCGCTGCCAATAATCTACTCATCCCTTTACAATGTGAATATTATGCTCTTGAAGGCATCGCACATTTATATCAAACATATGAACTGGTCAAAAAAAGATTAAATTCGGACCTGGACTTACTGGGCGTAGTTTTGACCATGTTTGATAAACGAAACAAGCTTGCACATCAGGTGTCAGAAGAAATTAAGAAGCATTTTAAAAATAAAGTTTTAGAGACTGTTATTCCAAGAAATGTCAGGTTATCTGAAGCTCCAAGTCATGGCAGGCCAGTAATTTCATATGATATAAGATCAACCGGTTCACACGCATACCTTGGACTGGCAAGAGAGATTATGAAAAAATAA
- a CDS encoding bifunctional heptose 7-phosphate kinase/heptose 1-phosphate adenyltransferase, translated as MMNGRTDTLLNLIDRQNNIIIGDIILDHYQWGEVSRISPEAPVPVVVVENETYRLGGAANVARNCKAIGGSPYLIGVVGCDSHADMIEKLLHEEGIDSGILRSDNRRTTVKTRVMGNTQQIVRVDMESINPLNESEQLQLQQFWNESPDSDFVIISDYGKGAIDDFILKMVNRKIIIDPKNKNFANYHRGFIMTPNLKEAREMSGIDIQSREDLITAGKNIIDRCNLNYLLITMGPHGMALFDENKVVQIKNSARTVFDVTGAGDTVIGVLCSALEAGIDLKSACIIANTAAGLVVGQIGTAAASKSEVQKALVDISMDIVDD; from the coding sequence ATGATGAACGGCAGAACTGACACTTTACTGAACTTGATAGACAGACAAAACAATATCATCATTGGTGATATAATACTTGATCATTATCAATGGGGTGAAGTTTCAAGAATTTCACCAGAAGCACCTGTGCCTGTGGTTGTTGTAGAAAATGAAACATATCGCCTGGGTGGAGCTGCAAATGTAGCCAGAAACTGTAAAGCAATAGGTGGTTCACCTTATCTGATTGGAGTTGTTGGGTGCGACAGTCACGCTGATATGATTGAAAAGCTTCTTCATGAAGAAGGGATTGATTCAGGAATTTTAAGGTCAGATAACAGGAGAACAACAGTAAAAACACGGGTTATGGGGAATACTCAACAGATTGTGAGAGTTGATATGGAATCCATTAACCCGCTTAACGAAAGTGAGCAATTACAACTTCAGCAATTCTGGAACGAATCACCAGATAGTGATTTTGTCATCATTTCTGATTATGGGAAAGGGGCCATTGATGATTTTATTCTGAAAATGGTAAACAGAAAGATTATAATTGATCCCAAAAATAAAAACTTTGCCAATTATCACAGAGGATTCATCATGACTCCAAATCTGAAGGAAGCGCGGGAGATGAGCGGGATTGATATACAGTCACGAGAAGATCTGATTACTGCGGGCAAGAATATAATAGACAGGTGTAATTTAAATTATCTGTTAATAACCATGGGACCACATGGTATGGCTCTTTTTGATGAAAATAAAGTTGTACAAATCAAAAACAGTGCACGCACTGTTTTTGACGTAACAGGTGCTGGAGATACAGTTATCGGGGTTCTTTGTTCGGCTCTGGAAGCAGGCATAGACTTAAAATCAGCATGTATTATAGCAAATACTGCTGCTGGGCTGGTTGTTGGCCAAATTGGGACTGCAGCAGCTTCAAAGTCCGAAGTCCAAAAAGCATTGGTGGATATTAGTATGGATATTGTTGATGACTGA
- a CDS encoding insulinase family protein translates to MSYQDKYELLEEKEIKEINSHARLYIHKKTNARILSLQNNDENKVFSINFRTPPKDNTGVAHILEHSVLCGSKKYNVKEPFVELLKSSLQTFLNAITFPDKTCYPVASQNLQDFYNLMDVYLDSVFYPKLARQTFEQEGWHYEVSDPKAPLKYKGVVFNEMKGSYSSPESLLYDYSQMSIFPDSTYGFDAGGDPKVIPDLTYENFTDFHKKYYHPSNAFIFFYGDNDEYERLEKLSHYLDQFDLQKIDSDIKIQTKLKMNQRVIKSYSASNESNPKSFLTVNWLLPDTFDAELNLNLRILDYILTGMPGSPLRKALIDSGLGEDLAGVGLESDIRQMYYSTGMRGIDSKDLSKVERLIKTTLKKLVEDGIDKEIIKAAINSLEFALRENNTGSFPRGMAVMFRALTTWLYDDSPFTLMEFSDVLENIKTRLDSGERIFEDLINKFLIENEHRSVVILEPDQGLEAMIQEEETQQLQEARLRMTDEEIHKIIQKNAELKQFQEASDDPQELARIPRLQRSDMEEKVKTVPREVTELKGVETLIHPLPTNGIYYFDLGFDLHFLPQKYLPYIPLFGRALVEMGTKDKDFVNMTTLIRQKTGGLSPVVFSNSIKGQKSGACRLFLRAKALPDNVPDLFQIIREIIKEVDLGNRDRFKQILLEEKSAMEQSLVPAGHRFVGLRLKSRYSEADWAQEHMSGLSYLLFLRHLIKMMDKDWDKIKRDLNEIGFLLFHKDAMLVNITAEDDLLKKYQIEAENFLDSIDKHEISTSTWVSCCEAGNEGIFIPAQVNYVGKTVSLANTKYNFHGSSLVASRFLRASWLWDQIRVQGGAYGAFGSYDYLSNIMTFASYRDPNIIETLNAFAGCGSFLIRKDLNEDEVEKAVIGAIGEMDSYQLPDAKGFSSAVRYLTNIDDDHRQKVRNEILSTSLDHFQEFGRTLETAFKEDPGMICVIGGHDQVEKASETITLDNKFRII, encoded by the coding sequence GTGAGTTATCAGGATAAATATGAATTGCTGGAAGAAAAAGAAATAAAAGAAATTAACTCTCATGCCAGGCTCTACATACATAAAAAAACAAATGCCAGAATTTTATCGCTGCAAAACAATGATGAAAACAAGGTGTTCAGTATAAATTTTCGAACACCACCAAAAGATAATACTGGTGTAGCGCACATCTTAGAACACTCAGTTCTATGCGGATCTAAGAAATATAACGTTAAAGAACCATTTGTAGAGCTGTTAAAAAGTTCTCTGCAAACATTTTTAAATGCAATAACGTTTCCTGATAAAACTTGCTACCCTGTAGCGAGTCAAAACCTTCAGGATTTTTACAATTTAATGGATGTATATCTTGACTCAGTATTTTACCCAAAGCTTGCCAGGCAAACATTTGAGCAGGAAGGATGGCACTATGAAGTCAGCGACCCAAAAGCCCCGCTAAAATATAAAGGCGTAGTTTTTAATGAAATGAAAGGCTCATACTCATCTCCTGAAAGCCTGTTATACGACTATTCGCAAATGTCAATTTTTCCAGATTCTACCTATGGATTCGATGCAGGTGGGGATCCTAAGGTCATACCAGACCTGACTTATGAAAATTTTACCGACTTCCATAAAAAGTATTATCATCCTTCCAATGCCTTTATCTTTTTTTATGGTGATAATGATGAATATGAACGTTTGGAAAAATTGAGCCATTATTTAGACCAGTTCGACTTACAAAAAATCGATTCAGATATTAAGATTCAAACGAAATTAAAAATGAATCAAAGAGTTATTAAATCGTACAGTGCTTCTAACGAAAGCAATCCTAAATCCTTCCTGACAGTCAACTGGCTTCTTCCTGATACTTTTGATGCTGAACTAAACCTGAACTTAAGAATTCTGGATTATATTCTGACGGGTATGCCAGGATCTCCGTTGCGAAAAGCATTGATCGACTCAGGCCTTGGAGAAGATTTGGCTGGGGTTGGCCTTGAATCGGACATTAGGCAAATGTACTACTCAACAGGGATGCGCGGCATCGATTCCAAGGACCTTAGTAAAGTTGAAAGACTCATAAAAACTACTCTTAAAAAGCTCGTTGAAGATGGAATAGACAAGGAAATCATTAAAGCTGCCATTAACAGTCTTGAGTTTGCATTAAGAGAAAATAACACAGGATCGTTTCCCAGGGGAATGGCAGTAATGTTCAGGGCTTTGACAACCTGGCTTTATGATGACAGTCCTTTCACTTTAATGGAATTTTCTGATGTACTGGAAAATATTAAAACAAGGCTTGATTCAGGAGAGCGAATTTTTGAAGACTTGATTAATAAATTCCTTATAGAAAATGAACATAGATCGGTTGTTATCCTTGAGCCTGATCAGGGCCTTGAAGCCATGATCCAGGAAGAAGAAACACAACAGTTACAAGAGGCAAGATTAAGGATGACTGACGAAGAAATTCATAAGATTATCCAAAAAAATGCAGAATTAAAACAGTTTCAGGAAGCATCAGATGATCCTCAGGAACTAGCCCGTATCCCGAGACTCCAGAGGTCTGATATGGAAGAGAAGGTCAAAACAGTTCCCAGGGAGGTGACTGAGTTAAAAGGAGTTGAAACTTTGATTCATCCCCTTCCTACAAATGGTATTTATTATTTTGATCTGGGCTTTGACCTGCATTTTCTTCCACAAAAATATCTCCCATATATTCCACTTTTTGGTCGGGCCCTGGTTGAGATGGGCACCAAAGATAAAGATTTTGTTAACATGACAACACTAATCAGGCAAAAAACTGGCGGCTTGTCTCCAGTGGTGTTTTCCAATTCCATTAAAGGCCAAAAGTCAGGTGCGTGCAGATTGTTTCTAAGAGCAAAAGCACTGCCCGACAATGTTCCTGATCTTTTTCAAATAATACGGGAAATTATTAAAGAAGTAGATTTAGGAAACAGAGATAGATTTAAACAGATTCTTCTGGAAGAAAAATCAGCCATGGAACAAAGTTTAGTTCCTGCAGGTCACAGGTTTGTCGGGTTAAGGCTGAAATCAAGGTATAGTGAAGCAGACTGGGCTCAGGAACATATGTCTGGATTAAGCTATCTTTTGTTCTTGAGACATCTGATTAAAATGATGGATAAAGACTGGGATAAAATAAAACGAGACCTGAACGAAATAGGCTTTCTGCTTTTCCATAAAGATGCTATGCTGGTAAATATCACGGCTGAAGATGATTTACTTAAAAAATATCAGATAGAAGCTGAGAACTTTCTGGACAGTATTGATAAGCATGAAATATCAACCTCCACCTGGGTATCATGCTGCGAGGCTGGCAACGAAGGAATTTTTATACCTGCCCAGGTCAATTACGTTGGAAAAACTGTCAGCCTTGCAAATACTAAGTATAACTTTCACGGATCAAGTCTTGTTGCAAGCAGATTTCTGCGGGCAAGCTGGCTCTGGGATCAAATACGTGTACAGGGAGGTGCTTACGGAGCATTTGGCAGTTATGATTATTTATCTAATATAATGACCTTCGCATCTTACAGAGATCCCAATATTATTGAAACGCTCAATGCTTTTGCAGGATGTGGCTCATTTTTAATTAGAAAAGACCTCAACGAAGATGAAGTGGAAAAAGCTGTTATAGGTGCAATCGGAGAAATGGACTCTTATCAGCTTCCTGATGCTAAAGGGTTTTCTTCAGCTGTAAGGTATTTGACAAATATTGATGATGATCACAGGCAAAAAGTGAGAAATGAGATTCTCTCTACTTCCTTAGATCATTTCCAGGAGTTCGGAAGAACTTTGGAAACTGCATTTAAGGAAGACCCTGGCATGATCTGTGTCATTGGGGGGCATGATCAAGTGGAAAAGGCATCTGAAACTATTACCTTAGATAATAAATTCAGAATAATATAA
- a CDS encoding M48 family metallopeptidase, with amino-acid sequence MKYSKIQIKVQFKKIKNMYIRVYPPDGEVVVTAPELMTMDQIQKNLSVHKKWLSKKVLKFKSMKTLLDKQEALPEYLHVWGKHHKIVYREGQNKNSISMERSRINVYMRRGFDLEKKKKLLYDWTRRQLIEEAQVLLTKWENRIGVQVNRLQARKMKTRWGSCNIRKKKINLNTALFVLDKEALEYVLVHEMVHLIEPSHNHNFKTLMTAFLPDWKERKKLLLED; translated from the coding sequence ATGAAATATTCAAAAATACAAATAAAAGTTCAGTTTAAAAAAATCAAAAATATGTACATCAGGGTATATCCTCCTGATGGTGAAGTTGTTGTAACTGCTCCAGAACTGATGACTATGGATCAGATCCAAAAAAATCTGTCTGTGCATAAGAAATGGCTGTCTAAGAAAGTGTTGAAATTCAAAAGTATGAAGACTTTATTAGACAAACAGGAGGCTTTACCTGAATATTTACATGTTTGGGGTAAACATCATAAAATTGTTTATCGGGAAGGCCAAAACAAAAATAGTATATCTATGGAGCGGTCAAGAATAAATGTGTATATGAGAAGAGGTTTTGATTTAGAAAAGAAAAAAAAGCTTCTATATGACTGGACAAGGAGACAACTAATTGAAGAAGCTCAGGTGCTTCTGACAAAATGGGAAAATAGAATCGGAGTTCAGGTAAATAGGCTGCAAGCTCGAAAAATGAAGACAAGGTGGGGTTCATGTAATATCAGGAAAAAAAAGATAAACCTTAACACCGCGCTGTTTGTTTTAGATAAAGAGGCATTGGAATATGTGCTGGTGCATGAAATGGTGCATCTTATCGAGCCGTCTCACAATCATAATTTCAAGACATTGATGACAGCATTTTTGCCTGATTGGAAAGAGAGGAAAAAATTGCTTCTTGAAGACTGA
- a CDS encoding type I restriction enzyme HsdR N-terminal domain-containing protein, translated as MHEVSLNQVITDYLTGENIELTTYEDLRQSLAALMVEEKGYPKTAIVPKYKLNLTLGSDHYVVCLDFVIHIDDNPALLIGFCPGAVSTFITQFVCAARIFNGKPIPYVIVTDCKDAALIRTADKKDLCRGYHCIPDWSKLQALYKEAPAFELTESRKNKESRIVYAMFALSDSCCTDQCMS; from the coding sequence ATGCATGAAGTAAGTCTTAATCAGGTTATTACTGATTATTTAACTGGCGAAAATATTGAGTTGACAACTTATGAAGACTTAAGACAGTCACTCGCAGCTTTGATGGTCGAAGAGAAAGGCTATCCAAAAACAGCTATAGTTCCTAAATATAAATTGAATCTGACCTTAGGCAGTGATCATTATGTAGTCTGCTTAGATTTTGTTATTCACATTGATGACAATCCAGCGTTACTCATAGGTTTTTGTCCAGGTGCTGTGTCAACATTCATTACGCAGTTCGTATGCGCAGCGCGCATATTTAATGGCAAACCCATACCATATGTTATTGTCACTGATTGTAAGGACGCTGCTTTAATACGCACAGCTGATAAAAAGGATTTATGTCGTGGTTATCACTGCATACCTGACTGGAGTAAACTTCAGGCTTTATATAAGGAAGCCCCTGCTTTTGAGCTTACAGAAAGTCGAAAAAACAAAGAGTCCAGGATAGTTTATGCAATGTTTGCCTTAAGCGACTCTTGCTGCACAGATCAGTGCATGAGTTGA
- the acs gene encoding acetate--CoA ligase, producing MEGKGALDSLLQEERVFRPLPQMVIEANINPQEYSVVMKKTKDDYLSYWEEAAKELDWFKKWDKVLDDSEPPFYKWFTGAKCNIVYNALDRHIETANKNKLALIWEGEPGDSKKMTYYELYRAVNKFANALRSLGIQKGDRVVLYLPPLPETMIAMLAVAKVGAVHSMVFAGFSAKALRDRIEDAEAKLIITADGFYRNGRVINLKSIVDEALVGGCDCLDTVVVVHRANVEVEMTEMRDIWYEDLVRQESPISETEVMDSEDMLFLLYSSGTTGKPKGIVHTHGGYMVGVHRSLNWVFDIKPTDIFWCTADAGWITGHSYVVYGPLMAGTTTIMFEGHPLYPQADRLWHIVARYGVNIFYTAPTLIRMLMRFGAQYPKQHDLSTLRLLGTVGEPINPEAWMWFYKNIGRSECPVMDTWWQTETGSFMISALPISLLKPGSATKPLPGIEADVLDEDGNPVPPGKGGYLVLKNPWPSMLRTLYKDPDRYKKTYWEKFPGYYLAGDVARKDEDGYFWIQGRSDDVLNIAGHRVGTAELESALVSHKAVAEAAVIGVPDKIKHEVAKAFVTLSADVDVENTDDLIKALKGHVRKELGPVAVVKSIEFREKLPKTRSGKIMRRVLKAQELGEEVGDTSTLED from the coding sequence ATGGAAGGTAAAGGAGCCCTTGATTCCCTGCTACAGGAAGAGCGAGTATTTAGACCCCTGCCTCAGATGGTTATTGAGGCAAACATCAACCCACAAGAATATTCTGTGGTGATGAAAAAAACTAAGGACGACTACTTAAGTTATTGGGAAGAAGCAGCCAAGGAGCTTGACTGGTTCAAGAAATGGGACAAGGTACTTGATGACTCTGAACCGCCTTTTTACAAATGGTTTACCGGAGCCAAGTGCAACATTGTCTACAACGCTTTAGACAGGCATATTGAAACAGCCAACAAGAACAAGCTGGCTCTGATATGGGAAGGTGAGCCGGGTGATTCCAAGAAAATGACTTATTATGAACTCTACCGAGCAGTAAATAAGTTTGCCAACGCATTGAGGTCTCTTGGTATTCAGAAAGGCGATCGGGTAGTACTGTACCTTCCTCCTTTGCCCGAAACCATGATTGCCATGCTGGCCGTTGCCAAGGTTGGCGCAGTTCACAGTATGGTGTTTGCCGGTTTTTCTGCCAAGGCGTTAAGGGATCGCATAGAAGACGCAGAAGCAAAACTCATCATAACAGCTGATGGATTCTACCGCAATGGACGCGTTATCAATCTTAAAAGTATTGTAGATGAAGCATTGGTAGGTGGATGTGACTGCTTAGATACAGTAGTTGTTGTTCACAGGGCCAATGTTGAAGTTGAAATGACTGAAATGCGCGATATCTGGTATGAGGATCTGGTCCGGCAGGAAAGCCCCATTTCCGAGACAGAGGTCATGGACTCTGAAGACATGCTGTTTCTTCTGTACAGTTCTGGGACCACGGGCAAGCCCAAAGGTATTGTGCACACACATGGTGGCTACATGGTTGGTGTTCATCGCTCACTAAACTGGGTCTTTGACATTAAACCAACTGATATTTTCTGGTGCACTGCAGATGCAGGGTGGATCACAGGACACAGTTATGTTGTATATGGACCACTAATGGCCGGTACAACCACCATAATGTTTGAAGGGCACCCCTTATATCCACAGGCTGATCGTTTGTGGCATATTGTTGCCCGATACGGCGTTAACATATTTTATACAGCGCCTACATTGATCAGAATGCTCATGCGTTTTGGTGCTCAGTACCCCAAACAGCATGATCTGTCCACGCTAAGACTTCTCGGCACAGTAGGTGAGCCAATTAATCCTGAAGCATGGATGTGGTTTTATAAAAATATTGGACGCTCTGAATGTCCTGTCATGGATACCTGGTGGCAAACTGAAACAGGATCTTTCATGATCAGTGCACTGCCCATATCTCTGCTCAAGCCTGGATCAGCAACCAAACCTTTGCCAGGGATTGAAGCTGATGTGCTTGATGAAGACGGAAATCCAGTACCTCCAGGAAAAGGCGGGTATCTGGTGCTCAAAAACCCATGGCCATCAATGCTTCGCACTCTTTATAAGGATCCTGACAGATACAAGAAAACTTACTGGGAAAAATTTCCTGGTTACTATCTTGCAGGGGATGTTGCCAGAAAAGACGAGGATGGCTACTTCTGGATACAAGGTCGTTCAGATGATGTACTCAATATAGCTGGGCACAGAGTAGGTACTGCTGAGCTGGAAAGTGCCCTGGTATCTCACAAGGCTGTTGCTGAAGCTGCTGTTATCGGAGTACCAGACAAAATCAAGCACGAAGTTGCCAAAGCATTTGTAACACTCAGTGCCGATGTTGATGTGGAAAACACAGACGATCTTATCAAAGCCCTGAAAGGTCATGTCCGCAAGGAGCTCGGTCCCGTTGCAGTTGTTAAAAGTATTGAATTCAGAGAAAAGCTGCCTAAGACGAGAAGCGGAAAGATCATGCGCCGAGTCCTCAAAGCCCAGGAACTTGGTGAAGAAGTTGGAGATACATCTACCCTTGAAGATTAA
- a CDS encoding LytR/AlgR family response regulator transcription factor, whose product MSFLKALIIHPEREVSSKLREYLSSESRVKVLGEAMTSFEALELLENISYDVFFLSINLPNGVDGIELTQMLNQRKTRPNIVFIADDELMAYKAFEVGATDYLIWPFSRSRVQKTVERLHRFSAQARIVDRNIPDNSDMHQELQEETVKLNLSDTDEDSFLLALRRAWDTSHKGRMEIEKLPINLDGKMILVPYTQIVFIEAYEDYSFVHTAQDKFLTSYRLKNLEERLNRYGFFRVHRKYLVNLEMVNEIASLPGSNFMLRTAGRKKIELPISRRRISDLKQILGL is encoded by the coding sequence ATGTCATTTTTAAAGGCTCTTATAATCCACCCGGAACGTGAGGTCAGCTCCAAGTTACGAGAATATCTGTCCAGTGAATCCCGTGTTAAGGTACTGGGAGAGGCGATGACCTCTTTCGAGGCCCTGGAGCTTCTGGAAAACATTTCTTATGATGTTTTTTTTCTCAGCATCAATCTGCCCAATGGAGTTGATGGCATTGAGTTGACTCAGATGCTGAATCAGAGAAAGACGCGTCCTAACATTGTCTTCATTGCTGACGATGAGCTTATGGCTTATAAAGCTTTTGAGGTAGGAGCAACTGACTATCTCATTTGGCCTTTTTCCAGATCAAGGGTACAGAAAACAGTAGAGCGTCTGCACCGTTTTTCAGCGCAAGCTCGAATTGTAGATCGCAACATTCCTGACAACTCAGATATGCACCAGGAACTGCAGGAGGAAACAGTCAAACTAAATCTTTCTGATACAGATGAGGATTCATTTTTATTGGCACTGCGCCGTGCATGGGATACCAGCCACAAAGGCCGTATGGAAATTGAAAAATTGCCCATAAACTTAGACGGGAAAATGATTCTTGTTCCCTATACGCAAATTGTATTTATAGAAGCTTACGAGGACTACAGTTTTGTTCATACAGCCCAGGATAAATTTTTAACTTCGTATCGCCTGAAAAACTTGGAAGAACGGCTCAATCGATATGGTTTTTTCAGAGTTCATCGAAAGTATCTTGTAAACCTGGAAATGGTAAATGAAATAGCATCATTACCAGGAAGTAATTTTATGCTCAGAACTGCAGGCCGCAAAAAAATTGAACTGCCCATCAGCCGAAGACGAATCAGTGACCTTAAACAGATACTTGGACTTTAA
- the budA gene encoding acetolactate decarboxylase — protein MDKFDDTLYVSAPVNSLVEGIYRENKTLKQVMRNGDFGLGTFNDLDGELMLLGGKAYQITGDGRVNEPDKDACTPFACVTHFHEMLSEEINYNIEDFDRLMAMIKEIVPSKNMMYALWIDGDFESMTVRSVAKQDHYRPLAEVAKDQQLFMRNGISGTLAGFYTPDFLGSINVTGTHLHFLSDDRSYGGHLLNCKPIRMRIGIQILKSLKMDLPFSFEYLTADFTRNVKEDLEVAEKMPKKAK, from the coding sequence ATGGATAAATTTGATGATACGCTATATGTTTCAGCACCTGTTAACAGTTTGGTGGAAGGAATTTATCGTGAAAATAAAACACTAAAACAGGTTATGCGTAACGGCGATTTTGGGCTTGGCACTTTCAATGATTTAGATGGGGAGTTAATGCTTCTTGGAGGTAAAGCATATCAAATAACTGGTGATGGGAGAGTAAATGAACCTGATAAAGATGCGTGCACTCCTTTTGCCTGCGTTACGCACTTTCATGAGATGCTTAGCGAGGAAATCAATTACAATATTGAAGACTTTGACCGACTAATGGCAATGATTAAAGAAATTGTTCCATCAAAAAATATGATGTATGCTTTATGGATTGATGGAGACTTTGAGAGTATGACAGTTCGGTCGGTAGCAAAGCAGGATCATTATCGCCCTCTCGCAGAAGTGGCTAAAGATCAGCAATTGTTCATGAGAAATGGAATTTCAGGTACATTAGCTGGTTTTTACACTCCTGACTTTTTGGGTTCAATAAATGTTACAGGAACTCACTTGCATTTTCTATCTGATGATAGAAGTTACGGAGGTCACCTGCTGAACTGTAAACCAATTCGTATGAGAATAGGGATCCAGATACTTAAGTCCTTGAAAATGGACTTGCCTTTCAGCTTTGAATATTTAACTGCTGATTTTACCAGAAATGTTAAAGAAGATCTGGAAGTTGCAGAAAAAATGCCGAAAAAAGCCAAATGA
- a CDS encoding ParB/RepB/Spo0J family partition protein has translation MKIKDKGLGKGLDALIQPDFYEDDEKEKETRQISINKITPNPHQPRKKFDENKILELKESIEIQGVIQPIIVRRNNLGEYQIIAGERRWRASKMAGLKTIPSIVRKYSDTEALTIALIENLQREDLNIIEQAKALDQLKNELNINQEHLAQKIGKSRSNLTNTLRLLNLPSNIQDLVAENKISAGHAKALLGLKNIDVLDEAVDSIINKNLSVRDTELLIKKLNNPDDKKNIQSNTHDKELSKNMSNLIKSKINKNLKVKFKGDKNKGQLVINYSSTDQLQDVLNLFGMHEGNK, from the coding sequence ATGAAGATTAAAGATAAAGGACTTGGTAAAGGGTTAGATGCGCTAATACAGCCTGACTTCTATGAAGATGATGAAAAAGAGAAAGAAACCAGGCAGATCAGTATTAATAAAATTACACCAAATCCTCATCAGCCACGGAAAAAGTTTGATGAAAATAAAATATTGGAACTCAAAGAGTCTATTGAAATACAGGGAGTAATTCAACCAATAATAGTTCGCAGAAACAATCTGGGTGAATATCAAATTATAGCGGGCGAGAGAAGATGGAGAGCCAGTAAAATGGCTGGTCTTAAAACCATTCCGTCAATTGTTAGAAAATATTCTGATACTGAAGCCCTGACCATTGCCCTGATTGAAAATTTGCAAAGAGAGGATCTTAATATCATTGAGCAGGCCAAAGCACTGGATCAATTAAAAAATGAACTGAATATTAATCAGGAACATCTGGCACAAAAAATCGGGAAGAGTAGGTCAAATCTGACGAACACACTCAGGCTGTTAAATTTGCCTTCTAATATACAGGACCTGGTAGCTGAAAATAAGATCTCAGCTGGGCATGCCAAGGCATTACTTGGGCTTAAGAATATCGATGTACTGGATGAAGCTGTAGATAGTATAATCAATAAAAACCTGTCTGTCAGAGACACGGAACTGCTGATAAAAAAATTAAATAATCCTGATGATAAAAAAAATATACAGTCCAATACTCATGATAAAGAGTTAAGCAAAAATATGAGTAACCTCATTAAATCCAAAATAAATAAAAATTTAAAGGTAAAATTTAAAGGTGACAAAAATAAAGGTCAGCTGGTCATAAATTACTCCAGTACTGATCAATTGCAGGATGTTCTGAATCTGTTTGGGATGCATGAAGGAAATAAATGA